DNA sequence from the Lysinibacillus sp. OF-1 genome:
AATGCCAAAAATTTCACCTTTATTAATGGTAAGGTTGACGTCTTTGACTGCCGTTAATTCGCCATTTGCTGTTTTGTACTTCTTCGTAATATTTTGAAGCTGGATCATAGCGAATACTCCTTTTCTCATATAGAAAACCCCTTCACTCACAGACAAGTAGAAGGGGTCACGTATAATAACGTTAAACCGTTCTCTCATCTTTCAAAGAAAAATCTTTGAGTGATTTGGCACCTTTTCACTTTGTGATGGTTGCCGGGCTTCATAGGGCACTTCCCTCCGCCACTCTTTATAAGAGTTCGATATATTTAATGTTTTAGTAATATATTTGATACTTTACCACGCTAGTAAAGTTCAGTCAATTGATTTTTTTAACAATTCGTATAAAAATGGTACGGATTGAAAAGCATAAATCTTATCTGTCACTTTTCCGCCATCACTAACAAGTAAACACGGAACACTTTCAATTTGGTGCTCAACAGCAACATACTCTAAAAAATTTATATTCGCTTTACCTATTGGTAGCTGTGGCAGTAATTGTTCAATAATGGCCATCATTTTAGATGCCACTGCACACGTTCCACACATCGGTGTATATAAATAAAATGCAGCTTTCTGTCCAGACTGTTTAGCCGTTTCCCACTGCTCTTTTGACCATTCTTCCATTTCCTCACGCAACCTTACAAAATATATTCATTATGGATTGAAAAATGTGCACGCAGTAATATCATCGCTAACACTTTTCTTGGTGTCGTCTCTACTTCCTTATAGGTTGGCATTGTACGTAAATGCTCTGCCTCTGGATAATGTCTGTCCATTAATGCACGTAGCTTATCGCCTGAAGTATCTGCATCAAAAAAAGTAAATAGCTCACAGCTCTCATAGGGATCGAGCAGCTCTTCTAATTGATGCACACCAATTGTACCATTCGTACATAGTATTGTAACATTCTCATTTAAAATTGGCTCAATTTGTAGCTTATCTGAGCGTCCTTCTACTATTAAGCATTTTCCCTCGAACATTACGCCACCTCCATTTAGACATCCCCATTATAAGTCATTATATAACAAAAAACGCCGGTAGTTTCCGACGTTTTTCGATTATAGCTTGTCTTATTCAGCGATCATTTCTTCGTATTGCTCTGCTGTCATTAGTTTTTCAACTTCTGATGCATCAGCAGGCTCCACAACGATCATCCATGCTTTTTCATATGGTGATTCATTAACGAATTCTGGGCTATCTTCTAAATCTGCATTTACTTCAACTACAGTACCTGAGATTGGTGCATACAATTCAGAAACAGTTTTAACTGATTCTACGCTACCGAATGGATCATCTGTTTTGATTTCGTCGCCAACTTGTGGAAGCTCAACGAAAACGATATCTCCTAATTCAGATTGTGCGAAGTGAGTAATACCAATACGTACTTTTCCATCTTCTGTTTTTACCCATTCATGTTCTTCAGAATAACGTAAGTCTTTAGGTGTGCTCATGCAAAAAACCCCTCCATAAATATGTAATATATTCACTTTCAGTGTGCCATACTTCTCCTATAAAAACAAGATTCAATTACGTGCCAGCTTAATTGCAGTCCACAATTTTTTCAAGTTACTTGAAATACATCTCTGTTAAAAATTTGTGACATCTGCCGGTGACTTTATCTCGGTTAGAAGAGTCGTTCGATCCTGTTTAAATACGGCTATTTCCAAGTTTGCTCAAAATCTGATTCTTTAAACCCTAGCGTTACTTTTTGGCCATCCGTTACGATTGGACGTTTGATTAACATCCCATCAGAAGCAAGTAGCCCCAGCTGCTCATCTTCAGTCATTTCCGCTAGCTTGTCCTTTAAACCAAGCTCACGATATTTCATACCCGATGTATTAAAAAATTTCTTCAAAGGCAG
Encoded proteins:
- a CDS encoding arsenate reductase family protein, whose protein sequence is MTIQFIHYPKCTTCKKAQKWLNDHEVSYEEVHIVEQSPTKDEIKAIWQASGLPLKKFFNTSGMKYRELGLKDKLAEMTEDEQLGLLASDGMLIKRPIVTDGQKVTLGFKESDFEQTWK
- a CDS encoding thioredoxin family protein, which encodes MEEWSKEQWETAKQSGQKAAFYLYTPMCGTCAVASKMMAIIEQLLPQLPIGKANINFLEYVAVEHQIESVPCLLVSDGGKVTDKIYAFQSVPFLYELLKKSID
- the gcvH gene encoding glycine cleavage system protein GcvH, translating into MSTPKDLRYSEEHEWVKTEDGKVRIGITHFAQSELGDIVFVELPQVGDEIKTDDPFGSVESVKTVSELYAPISGTVVEVNADLEDSPEFVNESPYEKAWMIVVEPADASEVEKLMTAEQYEEMIAE
- a CDS encoding TOPRIM domain-containing protein; amino-acid sequence: MFEGKCLIVEGRSDKLQIEPILNENVTILCTNGTIGVHQLEELLDPYESCELFTFFDADTSGDKLRALMDRHYPEAEHLRTMPTYKEVETTPRKVLAMILLRAHFSIHNEYIL